In Rosa chinensis cultivar Old Blush chromosome 1, RchiOBHm-V2, whole genome shotgun sequence, a genomic segment contains:
- the LOC112194501 gene encoding 60S ribosomal protein L10, whose product MGRRPARCYRQIKNKPYPKSRFCRGVPDPKIRIYDVGMKKKGVDEFPFCVHLVSWEKENVSSEALEAARIACNKYMAKYAGKDAFHLRVRVHPFHVLRINKMLSCAGADRLQTGMRGAFGKPLGTCARVAIGQVLLSVRCRDANGHHAQEALRRAKFKFPGRQKIIVSRKWGFTKFNRNDYVKFKAEGKVQPDGVNAKLYGCHGALANRQPGKAFLPPTVA is encoded by the exons ATGGGGAGGA GACCTGCGAGGTGCTACCGTCAGATCAAGAACAAGCCGTACCCCAAGTCACGGTTCTGTCGTGGTGTCCCTGATCCTAAGATCAGAATTTATGATgttgggatgaagaagaagggtgtTGATGAGTTCCCCTTCTGTGTCCATCTTGTGAGTTGGGAGAAGGAAAATGTGTCAAGTGAGGCGCTTGAGGCTGCTCGTATTGCCTGCAACAAGTACATGGCTAAGTATGCTGGGAAGGATGCGTTCCATTTGAGAGTCAGGGTGCATCCGTTCCATGTTCTCCGCATCAACAAGATGCTTTCATGTGCCGGGGCTGATAGGCTCCAGACTGGAATGAGGGGTGCTTTTGGAAAGCCACTAGGAACATGTGCTCGAGTTGCTATTGGACAGGTTCTTCTTTCTGTTCGCTGCAGGGATGCCAACGGTCATCATGCACAGGAGGCCCTCCGACGTGCAAAGTTCAAGTTTCCAGGTCGCCAAAAGATCATCGTCAGCAGGAAGTG GGGATTCACCAAGTTTAACCGTAATGATTACGTGAAGTTCAAGGCTGAGGGCAAAGTTCAACCAGATGGTGTTAATGCTAAG CTTTATGGGTGCCATGGTGCTTTAGCTAACCGTCAACCTGGAAAAGCTTTCCTGCCTCCAACTGTTGCTTGA